One window of the Amycolatopsis mediterranei genome contains the following:
- a CDS encoding xanthine dehydrogenase family protein molybdopterin-binding subunit, with amino-acid sequence MTRTLPATETGPVVGKPIDRVDGTAKTTGAARFSAEYPLPGLARAALVHATISRGRITAIGTEAAAAVPGVVAVLTHLNAPPLKPAPKVNPLNLSTLVSGTSVDYLNTDEVHWDGQPVAVVVADTLEAAREAAGLVTVTYETWTSTVDFAAEEKNAQPQKSTMIVSGGAKKGDAEAALAAAPVSLDLRFTTPPHHHNAIEPHATTASWDGDRLTVHEGTQSIDWVRTHLAGRFGVPPANVRVIAPFVGGGFGGKVMLWPGTIIAALAARATGRPVRLALTREGVYRTVGGRTPSTQRVALGADTDGKLTALVHTSVTRTGRVGGVPEQVTSQSRHLYAAENILVQHNLVELDLLSNTSMRAPGESIGTYALEASIDELAHRLGVDPIELRMRNEPATNPIDGKEFTHRMLREAYAQGAERFGWADRTPEPGSMRDGRWLVGMGVASAYHPAWQFAASVTVRLSVDGSVLVRCGFHEMGMGGATAQAQIAADALGVPFDAVRVEYGDSTLPVSPGAGGSMQTASIANSLLAACEKLKRELDKLAKRSGSAGMSPATILAKAGVPSVEAAIGSDTRFGRVAGQLKFAAKFLRDQRRWMKAACGAQFCEVRVDPDTGEVRVSRWTAVFDVGRVINAKTASSQLRGGIVMGIGMALAEETLVDPRTGRIMNPSLAEYHVPVHADIPPIDVSYLDDPDPTMPLGLIGVGEVGITGVAGAIANAVHHATGRRIHDLPITLDKLL; translated from the coding sequence ATGACCAGGACCCTGCCCGCGACGGAGACCGGCCCCGTCGTCGGCAAGCCGATCGACCGGGTCGACGGCACGGCCAAGACCACCGGCGCCGCCCGCTTCTCGGCCGAATACCCCCTCCCCGGCCTGGCGCGCGCGGCACTGGTGCACGCGACGATCAGCCGCGGCCGGATCACCGCGATCGGGACCGAGGCCGCGGCCGCGGTCCCCGGCGTCGTCGCGGTGCTCACCCACCTGAACGCCCCGCCGCTGAAACCGGCGCCGAAGGTGAACCCGCTGAACCTGAGCACGCTGGTCTCCGGCACTTCGGTCGACTACCTCAACACCGACGAGGTGCACTGGGACGGCCAGCCGGTGGCGGTCGTCGTCGCCGACACCCTCGAAGCCGCTCGCGAAGCCGCCGGGCTGGTCACCGTGACCTACGAGACGTGGACGTCCACTGTGGACTTCGCCGCCGAAGAGAAGAACGCCCAGCCGCAGAAGAGCACCATGATCGTGTCCGGCGGAGCGAAGAAGGGCGACGCCGAGGCCGCACTCGCCGCGGCGCCGGTGTCGCTCGATCTGCGGTTCACCACGCCGCCGCACCACCACAACGCGATCGAGCCGCACGCGACCACCGCGTCCTGGGACGGCGACCGGCTGACCGTCCACGAGGGCACGCAGAGCATCGACTGGGTCCGCACGCACCTCGCCGGGCGATTCGGTGTGCCGCCCGCGAACGTGCGGGTGATCGCCCCGTTCGTCGGCGGCGGCTTCGGCGGCAAGGTGATGCTCTGGCCCGGCACGATCATCGCCGCGCTGGCGGCCCGCGCGACCGGCCGGCCGGTCCGGCTCGCGCTCACCCGGGAAGGCGTCTACCGCACGGTCGGCGGGCGCACGCCGTCCACGCAGCGAGTCGCACTCGGCGCCGACACCGACGGCAAGCTGACCGCGCTCGTCCACACCAGCGTGACGCGCACCGGGCGGGTCGGCGGCGTGCCCGAGCAGGTGACGTCGCAGTCGAGGCACCTCTACGCCGCCGAAAACATCCTGGTCCAGCACAACCTGGTCGAACTGGACCTGCTCTCGAACACCTCGATGCGCGCGCCGGGCGAGTCGATCGGGACCTACGCGCTGGAGGCGTCGATCGACGAACTCGCCCACCGGCTCGGTGTCGACCCGATCGAGCTGCGGATGCGGAACGAACCGGCGACGAACCCGATCGACGGCAAGGAGTTCACGCACCGGATGCTGCGTGAGGCCTACGCGCAGGGCGCCGAGCGGTTCGGCTGGGCCGACCGGACGCCGGAACCGGGGTCGATGCGTGACGGGCGGTGGCTGGTCGGGATGGGCGTCGCGTCGGCGTACCACCCGGCCTGGCAGTTCGCCGCCAGCGTCACGGTCCGGCTCTCGGTCGACGGCAGCGTGCTGGTGCGGTGCGGTTTCCACGAAATGGGCATGGGCGGCGCGACAGCGCAGGCGCAAATCGCCGCCGACGCGCTCGGGGTGCCGTTCGATGCGGTGCGGGTCGAGTACGGCGACTCCACCCTGCCGGTGAGCCCGGGTGCCGGCGGATCCATGCAGACGGCGAGTATCGCCAACAGCCTGCTGGCCGCGTGCGAGAAGCTGAAGCGAGAGCTGGACAAGCTGGCGAAACGCTCGGGTTCGGCCGGGATGAGCCCAGCGACGATCCTGGCCAAGGCCGGCGTGCCGTCGGTCGAAGCCGCCATCGGCTCCGACACCCGGTTCGGCCGGGTGGCCGGGCAGCTGAAGTTCGCGGCGAAGTTCCTGCGCGACCAGCGGCGCTGGATGAAGGCCGCCTGCGGGGCCCAGTTCTGCGAGGTCCGCGTCGATCCGGACACCGGCGAGGTACGGGTGTCGCGCTGGACCGCGGTGTTCGACGTCGGCCGGGTGATCAACGCGAAGACCGCGTCGAGCCAGCTGCGCGGCGGGATCGTGATGGGCATCGGCATGGCACTGGCCGAGGAGACCCTGGTCGACCCGCGCACGGGACGGATCATGAACCCGAGCCTCGCCGAGTACCACGTCCCGGTGCACGCGGACATCCCGCCGATCGACGTCAGCTACCTCGACGACCCGGACCCGACGATGCCGCTCGGCCTGATCGGCGTGGGCGAGGTGGGCATCACCGGCGTCGCGGGAGCGATCGCGAACGCAGTCCACCACGCAACCGGCCGGCGGATCCACGACCTCCCCATCACCCTCGACAAGCTGTTGTGA
- a CDS encoding carbamoyltransferase has product MADQVPKVILGYSGLHGSAEFKAACFPGLDPREARLFQGLDSAAALVVDGELVAAVQQERYSGVKFDHAFPIEAIRSCLRIGGVNLAAVDAVAHNFDYARFAVFSRGDDLSRRRYEEVYAPGRQTELLHRFLPELAGHEVVQVPHHRAHALTAAIPSGFGEALVVVLDGMGELHAVSVYAWRHGTLERLACLDFRSSLGLFYGLVTMHLGYWPNSDEYKVMALAATGDRQRYRAALAEALVCGPDGRVEVPVLGWNRDARSRETFAGSRAWLGERVCPERRAGEPLTQAHHDFAAAAQYRLEEAINHLVGHWVRHTGLRRVAFAGGVALNCSAIGKLAGSDLVDAVFVQPAAGDEGTAVGAALSLAVPRASYPAMTYLGPDVSEDGPPAGQPHWSTRVEPGIGEVAVARLLAAGYIVGWAQGRLEFGPRALGNRSILADPRTRQARDRVNAAVKFREEFRPLAPAVKAESADRYFVLPPATDLRHMTVAVGVHGPKRAEIPAVVHDDGTARVQVVHRRDAPRFWRILDEFERLSGVPVLVNTSLNVKGQPTARAGAEAFHTFTTSELDAIVIGERLYAKPGVVTAAANAVAAAELAASHANHARSTPDYQLLGPAAARRSG; this is encoded by the coding sequence ATGGCTGATCAGGTGCCGAAGGTGATCCTCGGCTACAGCGGGCTGCACGGCTCCGCCGAGTTCAAGGCCGCGTGCTTCCCCGGCCTCGACCCCCGGGAGGCTCGGTTGTTCCAGGGCCTGGACTCGGCGGCGGCGCTGGTGGTCGACGGCGAGCTGGTCGCCGCGGTGCAGCAGGAGCGGTACTCGGGCGTCAAGTTCGACCACGCCTTCCCCATCGAGGCGATCCGGAGCTGCCTGCGCATCGGCGGCGTCAACCTCGCCGCGGTGGACGCGGTCGCGCACAACTTCGACTACGCGCGGTTCGCGGTGTTCTCCCGTGGTGACGACCTCTCCCGGCGCCGCTACGAGGAGGTGTACGCACCGGGCCGGCAAACCGAGCTGCTGCACCGGTTCCTGCCCGAGCTGGCCGGGCACGAGGTGGTGCAGGTGCCGCATCACCGCGCCCACGCGCTGACCGCCGCGATCCCGTCCGGCTTCGGCGAGGCCCTCGTCGTGGTGCTGGACGGCATGGGCGAGCTGCACGCGGTGAGCGTCTACGCCTGGCGGCACGGCACGCTCGAACGCCTGGCGTGCCTGGACTTCCGCAGCAGCCTCGGCCTGTTCTACGGGCTGGTCACCATGCACCTCGGCTACTGGCCGAACAGCGACGAGTACAAGGTCATGGCGCTGGCCGCGACCGGGGACCGGCAGCGGTACCGGGCCGCGCTGGCCGAAGCGCTGGTGTGCGGGCCGGATGGCCGGGTGGAGGTCCCCGTGCTGGGGTGGAACCGGGACGCGCGCAGCCGGGAGACCTTCGCCGGCTCCCGGGCGTGGCTGGGGGAGCGGGTCTGCCCGGAGCGCCGGGCGGGCGAGCCGCTGACCCAGGCACACCACGACTTCGCCGCGGCAGCCCAGTATCGGCTGGAAGAGGCGATCAACCACCTGGTCGGGCACTGGGTGCGGCACACCGGGCTGCGCCGCGTGGCGTTCGCCGGCGGGGTCGCCTTGAACTGCTCGGCGATCGGCAAGCTCGCCGGATCCGACCTGGTGGACGCGGTCTTCGTGCAGCCGGCCGCCGGCGACGAGGGGACGGCGGTCGGCGCGGCGCTGTCGCTGGCCGTGCCACGGGCGAGTTACCCGGCGATGACCTACCTCGGTCCCGACGTGTCCGAGGACGGGCCGCCGGCCGGCCAACCGCACTGGTCCACCCGGGTGGAACCGGGCATCGGCGAGGTGGCCGTCGCCCGGCTGCTGGCCGCCGGGTACATCGTCGGCTGGGCGCAGGGCCGGCTCGAGTTCGGACCGCGAGCGCTCGGCAACCGCAGCATTCTCGCGGACCCCCGCACCAGGCAGGCCCGCGACCGGGTCAACGCGGCGGTGAAGTTCCGCGAGGAGTTCCGCCCGCTGGCCCCGGCGGTGAAGGCGGAGAGCGCGGACCGCTACTTCGTGCTGCCGCCGGCCACCGACCTGCGGCACATGACCGTCGCGGTCGGAGTCCACGGTCCGAAGCGCGCCGAGATCCCCGCCGTCGTGCACGACGACGGCACCGCCCGGGTCCAGGTCGTGCACCGCCGCGACGCCCCGAGGTTCTGGCGCATCCTCGACGAGTTCGAGCGGCTGTCCGGAGTTCCGGTGCTGGTCAACACCTCTTTGAACGTCAAGGGCCAACCGACGGCCCGCGCCGGAGCCGAGGCGTTCCACACCTTCACGACATCCGAGCTGGACGCCATCGTGATCGGTGAGCGCCTCTACGCCAAACCCGGCGTCGTCACCGCCGCCGCCAACGCCGTCGCCGCGGCCGAACTGGCCGCCTCTCATGCCAACCACGCGCGGTCCACCCCGGACTACCAGCTCCTCGGCCCGGCTGCTGCCCGACGCTCAGGATGA
- a CDS encoding ABC transporter permease, translating to MTATIARTAAPPARVRGLLVATAARARVELLSFARERVAMVFTFAFPVVLLVIIASILRGTDIGGGVDFAQYFVAGMIAAGVFGTGFQTLAIAIPIERDTGALKRLAGTPMPKSAYFLGKIAVVVVVTAVQNLLLLTIGVLAFGLRLPTTPGPWLTYLWVALLGITACTLLGVAVAGLVRNGYAAPALASPIAIVLQFVSGVFFVFTTLPRWMQTVGALFPLKWMTQGMRAVFLPDAYAVREPAGSWELPMVAAVLAIWCCAGLFVAVRTFRWRNRHDGDD from the coding sequence ATGACCGCGACGATCGCGCGCACCGCCGCGCCGCCGGCGAGGGTGCGCGGCCTGCTGGTGGCCACCGCGGCGCGAGCCAGGGTGGAGCTGCTGTCGTTCGCGAGGGAGCGGGTCGCCATGGTCTTCACCTTCGCCTTTCCGGTGGTGCTGCTGGTGATCATCGCCTCGATCCTGCGCGGGACCGACATCGGCGGCGGAGTCGACTTCGCGCAGTACTTCGTCGCCGGCATGATCGCGGCCGGGGTCTTCGGCACCGGCTTCCAGACCCTGGCGATCGCGATCCCGATCGAGCGCGACACCGGGGCGTTGAAACGCCTTGCCGGTACGCCGATGCCCAAGTCGGCCTACTTCCTGGGCAAGATCGCGGTGGTCGTCGTGGTGACCGCCGTGCAGAACCTGTTGCTGCTCACCATCGGCGTGCTCGCCTTCGGCCTGCGGCTGCCGACCACCCCCGGCCCGTGGCTGACCTACCTGTGGGTGGCCCTGCTCGGCATCACGGCCTGCACGCTGCTCGGGGTCGCGGTGGCCGGGCTGGTCCGCAACGGCTACGCCGCACCGGCGCTCGCCTCGCCGATCGCGATCGTGCTGCAGTTCGTCTCGGGGGTGTTCTTCGTCTTCACCACGCTGCCGCGCTGGATGCAGACGGTCGGAGCGCTCTTCCCGCTGAAGTGGATGACGCAGGGCATGCGCGCGGTCTTCTTGCCCGATGCCTACGCGGTTCGGGAGCCGGCCGGCTCCTGGGAGCTTCCGATGGTCGCCGCGGTGCTCGCGATCTGGTGCTGCGCCGGGCTTTTCGTCGCCGTCCGCACGTTTCGCTGGCGCAATCGACATGATGGAGATGACTGA
- a CDS encoding cyclase family protein, which translates to MGPKTLRIVDLTHAFGPGVAGSEDFAGERREPALSLRRDGFDLQRHSMPGAWATHVDAPAHMRAGGRTVDQLRPDELVLPLVVIDLSAQVTRDPGTCLDVPHILDWERRYGQVPEKAFVAFRSDWSNRWPSQDAMRGRAPDGRVRSPGWTVAAIDFLVGQRDTTAFGHETIDTDPGRRVTCDADGSNAEEIAGRQHPAEARIFEHDRYQVEMMAALSEVPPLGATVVVGVGKAQSATAFPARVLALVPDT; encoded by the coding sequence ATGGGGCCGAAGACGTTGCGGATTGTCGACCTGACGCACGCGTTCGGCCCTGGCGTGGCGGGCTCCGAGGATTTCGCCGGGGAGCGTCGTGAGCCGGCGCTCAGCCTCCGGCGCGACGGGTTCGACCTACAGCGGCACAGCATGCCGGGTGCCTGGGCGACCCATGTGGACGCCCCCGCGCACATGCGTGCGGGCGGACGCACAGTGGACCAGTTGCGGCCGGACGAACTGGTACTACCGTTGGTGGTCATCGACCTGTCCGCCCAAGTGACCCGTGATCCCGGTACCTGTCTGGACGTTCCGCACATCCTGGACTGGGAGCGGCGGTACGGCCAGGTGCCGGAAAAAGCCTTCGTGGCTTTCCGGTCGGACTGGTCGAACCGGTGGCCGAGCCAAGACGCGATGCGAGGCCGTGCGCCCGATGGTCGTGTCCGGTCACCGGGGTGGACCGTGGCCGCGATCGATTTCCTGGTGGGGCAACGGGACACCACGGCCTTCGGCCACGAGACGATCGACACCGACCCGGGCCGCCGGGTCACCTGTGACGCCGACGGATCGAACGCCGAGGAGATCGCCGGCAGACAACACCCGGCGGAGGCCCGGATCTTCGAGCACGACCGCTACCAGGTGGAGATGATGGCGGCCCTGTCCGAAGTCCCGCCGCTCGGCGCCACGGTGGTCGTCGGCGTCGGCAAGGCCCAGAGCGCCACCGCGTTTCCCGCCCGCGTTCTGGCGTTGGTACCGGACACATGA
- the ddaH gene encoding dimethylargininase, whose product MCAPVHFDVTEKSNPWMQPNHVVDRERAVSQWRTLVDVYERLGHRVSLLDPVQGLPDMVFTANGAVVVGGRAFVARFRSATRQPESAAHQRWLESTGTYTVAMSEGIGEGEGDFLFTGRHVLAGTGFRTEHPTHLEAQEFLGYPVLSLRLVDACFYHLDTALLPLDADTIAYYPGAFSAGSRRLLERLYPDALLATAADARHFGLNAISDGHHVVIPADSTHFADRLLDRGYEPIPVDLSEFRASGGGPKCCTLELRPADGTPAG is encoded by the coding sequence ATGTGCGCTCCGGTCCACTTCGACGTGACCGAGAAAAGCAACCCCTGGATGCAGCCGAACCACGTGGTCGACAGGGAACGCGCGGTGTCGCAGTGGCGCACCCTGGTGGACGTCTACGAGCGCCTCGGACACCGGGTGAGCTTGCTGGATCCGGTGCAAGGCTTACCGGACATGGTGTTCACCGCCAACGGCGCCGTCGTGGTCGGCGGCCGGGCGTTCGTGGCGCGGTTCCGCAGTGCCACAAGACAACCCGAGTCCGCAGCGCACCAGCGGTGGCTGGAGTCAACCGGCACCTACACCGTCGCGATGTCCGAGGGGATCGGCGAGGGAGAGGGCGACTTCCTCTTCACCGGACGGCATGTCCTGGCGGGCACCGGCTTCCGCACGGAACACCCCACGCATCTGGAGGCTCAGGAGTTCCTCGGCTACCCGGTGCTCTCCCTGCGGTTGGTCGACGCGTGCTTCTACCACCTCGACACCGCCCTGCTGCCTCTCGACGCCGACACCATCGCCTACTACCCCGGCGCGTTCTCGGCGGGCAGCAGGCGTCTGCTCGAGCGCCTGTACCCGGACGCCCTGCTCGCCACCGCCGCGGACGCCCGCCACTTCGGCCTCAACGCGATATCCGACGGCCACCACGTCGTCATCCCTGCCGACAGCACGCACTTCGCCGACCGCCTGCTCGACCGGGGCTATGAACCGATCCCCGTCGACCTCTCCGAGTTCCGGGCATCCGGCGGCGGCCCCAAATGCTGCACCCTCGAACTGCGCCCCGCGGATGGCACGCCGGCCGGATGA
- a CDS encoding (2Fe-2S)-binding protein: MVEVRLRVNGVDELLDLPPQVSLLDALRERLGLTGTKKGCDQGACGACTVLADGERINSCLALAVQYTGREITTIEGVDDPLQRAFVRNDGFQCGYCTSGQICSAIGMLAEHSGGTPSAVTEHLAGPGGELTDAEIRERMSGNLCRCGAYNGIVHAIQEATR; encoded by the coding sequence GTGGTCGAGGTGCGATTGCGGGTCAACGGGGTCGACGAGCTGCTCGACCTCCCACCACAGGTCAGCCTGCTCGACGCGCTGCGCGAGCGGCTGGGGCTGACCGGCACGAAGAAGGGCTGCGACCAGGGCGCCTGCGGCGCGTGCACCGTGCTCGCCGACGGCGAGCGGATCAACTCCTGTCTCGCGCTGGCCGTGCAGTACACCGGCCGCGAAATCACGACCATCGAGGGCGTCGACGACCCGCTGCAGCGGGCTTTCGTCCGCAACGACGGCTTCCAGTGCGGTTACTGCACCTCCGGCCAGATCTGCTCGGCGATCGGGATGCTGGCCGAGCACTCCGGCGGCACGCCGAGCGCGGTCACCGAACACCTCGCCGGCCCCGGTGGCGAACTGACCGACGCGGAGATCCGGGAGCGCATGAGCGGCAACCTGTGCCGCTGCGGCGCCTACAACGGGATCGTCCACGCCATCCAGGAGGCCACGAGATGA
- a CDS encoding FAD binding domain-containing protein translates to MRSFTYLSAPDVETAVRAIATEPNAKFLGGGTNLVDLMREDIEQPDVVVDITRLPLTGIDELPGGGLRIGALVRNSTLAAHPLARTRYPVLAQAVLNGASAQLRNMATVGGNLLQRTRCLYFYDGAAACNKRTPGSGCAAIGGFTRNAGVLGVSDHCIATHPSDMCVALAALDAAVEVESTRGTRRLPLAEFHRLPGSTPQVETALAADELITAVELPALPIAAHSRYRKVRDRASYAFALVSVAAALETGNGVVTGVRLALGGVSAKPWRAREAERILLGAPATEESFRRAAAAELAPAVGQRDNTFKIELAQRTMVATLRQLLTDGSAA, encoded by the coding sequence ATGAGGTCGTTCACCTACCTGAGCGCCCCGGACGTCGAGACGGCGGTCCGCGCGATCGCCACCGAGCCGAACGCGAAGTTCCTCGGCGGCGGGACGAACCTCGTCGACCTGATGCGGGAGGACATCGAGCAGCCCGACGTGGTCGTCGACATCACCCGGCTGCCGCTGACCGGGATCGACGAGCTGCCCGGCGGCGGCCTGCGGATCGGCGCGCTCGTCCGCAACAGCACGCTCGCGGCCCACCCCCTGGCCCGGACCCGCTACCCGGTGCTGGCCCAGGCCGTCCTCAACGGCGCCTCGGCCCAGCTGCGGAACATGGCGACCGTCGGCGGCAACCTGCTGCAGCGCACCCGGTGCCTCTACTTCTACGACGGTGCGGCCGCGTGCAACAAGCGGACACCGGGCAGCGGCTGCGCCGCGATCGGCGGGTTCACCCGGAACGCCGGCGTCCTCGGGGTCAGCGACCACTGCATCGCCACGCACCCCTCCGACATGTGCGTCGCGCTGGCCGCCCTCGACGCAGCAGTCGAAGTGGAGAGCACGCGCGGCACCCGCCGCCTCCCGCTGGCCGAGTTCCACCGCCTGCCCGGCAGCACTCCGCAGGTCGAGACCGCACTGGCCGCGGATGAGCTGATCACCGCCGTCGAGCTGCCCGCCCTGCCGATCGCCGCGCACTCCCGCTACCGCAAGGTGCGCGACCGCGCGTCCTACGCCTTCGCCCTGGTCTCGGTCGCGGCCGCGCTGGAGACCGGAAACGGCGTCGTGACCGGCGTCCGCCTGGCGCTCGGCGGTGTCTCCGCGAAACCGTGGCGGGCCCGCGAGGCCGAGCGGATCCTGCTCGGCGCACCGGCGACCGAAGAGTCCTTCCGCCGGGCGGCCGCCGCCGAGCTGGCGCCCGCGGTGGGGCAACGGGACAACACCTTCAAGATCGAGCTCGCGCAGCGCACCATGGTCGCGACGCTGCGACAGCTGCTCACCGACGGGAGCGCCGCATGA
- a CDS encoding TetR family transcriptional regulator has protein sequence MSQSMFMRARRPEQKEQRRVAILAAARELALESGVRNVSLGSVATAVGLAKSNVTRYFGTREEIYLELASACWRDWADEVARRLAAGNAVVDVLAETLAERTLFCDLLGHTATSLEHNVSVPAARDFKRLVLGVLTELGAAVARACPELTEGEGFELAGAASGLAGMVYPAANPPPTLREVYAQNPDLAAACLPFLPTLKRALAALAAGLPSLR, from the coding sequence ATGTCTCAGTCGATGTTCATGCGGGCCAGGCGGCCGGAGCAGAAGGAGCAGCGGCGCGTGGCCATCCTCGCGGCGGCCCGTGAGCTCGCTCTGGAATCCGGCGTGCGCAACGTGAGCCTGGGCAGCGTCGCCACGGCCGTGGGGCTGGCCAAGTCCAACGTCACCCGCTACTTCGGTACCCGCGAGGAGATCTACCTCGAGCTGGCTTCCGCGTGCTGGCGCGACTGGGCGGACGAGGTCGCCCGCCGGCTCGCGGCCGGGAACGCCGTCGTCGACGTGCTGGCCGAGACACTCGCCGAACGGACGCTGTTCTGCGATCTGCTGGGCCACACCGCGACGTCGCTGGAGCACAACGTCTCGGTCCCGGCCGCCCGCGACTTCAAGCGACTGGTGCTGGGCGTCCTCACCGAACTCGGCGCGGCGGTCGCCCGGGCGTGCCCGGAGCTGACCGAGGGCGAAGGGTTCGAACTGGCCGGGGCGGCCAGCGGCTTGGCGGGGATGGTCTACCCGGCCGCGAACCCGCCGCCGACGCTGCGCGAGGTCTACGCCCAGAACCCGGACCTGGCCGCGGCGTGCCTCCCGTTCCTGCCGACGCTGAAGCGTGCGCTCGCCGCCTTGGCCGCCGGATTGCCGTCCCTGCGCTGA
- a CDS encoding membrane protein, with amino-acid sequence MTALGALTLAAPPAQAADIDVPCDPAALVQAVAAASASTAADTLSLAPDCVYTLTSPADVPSGTGLPAINGKLTINGNHATIGRAPDAPRFRIIDNWGELTLDQVTITGGHAPDGAGTNSYGDGTGGASGGGIRNWGPLTITDSIIAGNTSGAGAPGADATATTSAGRGGLGGFGGGIASYALTPVTLTITNSWITGNATGGGGRGGNGTGTKPGGDGGSGGFGGGIDLTSGTALRVTGSSFTGNTAGQGAQGGSGGADGGGSGAGGSGGTGAGMFVSTTQGEPLNPIVTATKISGNQAGRGGDAGVPGPGGYLGWAGFGGGGGGLSVFYDTLTLDGGTVTGNAAGEPGAGYFPLPASGGGIDTLSAHVTLANGAVVSGNRPDNCYSVADVPGCVNDVRAARTAGTDRRAHDVAARDAASATPGR; translated from the coding sequence GTGACCGCACTGGGGGCGCTCACCCTCGCCGCGCCACCGGCCCAAGCCGCCGACATCGACGTGCCCTGTGATCCGGCCGCACTGGTCCAGGCGGTCGCCGCGGCCAGCGCCTCGACCGCCGCGGACACCCTGTCCCTGGCTCCGGACTGCGTTTACACCCTCACCTCGCCGGCTGATGTCCCCTCGGGCACCGGGCTGCCCGCCATCAACGGGAAGCTCACCATCAACGGCAACCACGCCACCATCGGCCGGGCCCCGGACGCACCCCGGTTCCGGATCATCGACAACTGGGGTGAGCTGACCCTCGACCAGGTCACGATCACCGGCGGCCACGCCCCCGACGGCGCCGGCACCAACTCCTACGGCGACGGGACCGGGGGCGCTTCCGGGGGTGGTATCCGGAACTGGGGCCCGTTGACCATCACTGACAGCATCATCGCCGGCAACACGTCCGGGGCGGGCGCGCCCGGTGCCGACGCCACCGCCACCACCAGCGCCGGCCGCGGCGGCCTCGGTGGCTTCGGCGGGGGTATCGCCTCGTACGCCCTCACCCCGGTGACGCTGACGATCACCAACAGCTGGATCACCGGGAACGCCACCGGCGGCGGTGGCCGGGGCGGCAACGGCACGGGCACGAAGCCGGGTGGCGACGGTGGCTCGGGTGGTTTCGGTGGCGGCATCGACCTCACCAGCGGCACCGCCCTGCGGGTCACCGGTAGCAGCTTCACCGGCAACACCGCAGGGCAAGGCGCTCAGGGCGGTTCCGGTGGCGCGGACGGCGGCGGATCGGGAGCCGGCGGCAGCGGCGGTACCGGCGCCGGGATGTTCGTGTCCACCACGCAGGGCGAGCCGCTGAACCCGATCGTCACCGCAACGAAGATCTCCGGCAATCAGGCGGGTCGCGGAGGCGACGCCGGTGTCCCGGGGCCCGGCGGATACCTCGGCTGGGCCGGCTTCGGCGGCGGCGGTGGCGGACTCTCCGTGTTCTACGACACCCTCACCCTCGACGGCGGAACGGTCACCGGCAATGCCGCGGGGGAACCGGGCGCGGGTTACTTTCCCCTCCCCGCCTCCGGCGGTGGCATCGACACCCTGAGCGCGCATGTCACGCTGGCCAACGGGGCCGTGGTGAGCGGCAACCGGCCCGACAACTGCTACTCCGTCGCCGACGTTCCCGGCTGTGTCAACGATGTGCGGGCCGCGCGGACGGCAGGCACGGACCGCCGGGCCCACGACGTCGCGGCACGGGACGCGGCCTCGGCGACGCCGGGCAGGTGA